A window from Chrysemys picta bellii isolate R12L10 chromosome 2, ASM1138683v2, whole genome shotgun sequence encodes these proteins:
- the SLC52A2 gene encoding solute carrier family 52, riboflavin transporter, member 2 isoform X1 produces the protein MRAERMAASVMGQAMVTHVLVALFGMGSWVSVNSLWVELPVVVKWLPEGWNLPAYLSVLIALGNVGPIAVTLAHRLAPGRLKERWVIHAIQVLGVVAALFLALFWHRTATVAGESHSLAFLLLAFLLAFVCCTSNVTFLPFMYQFPQQFIRTFFVGQGLSALFPCVVALAQGVGKLECRNTTSGNGSQPHYLEENFPATTYFWLMSALLAVSALSFLGLILQRCRSATRQESSSKGSVETEESFPLRDGTPTSDSAMEITQGARPPAQATFWTGRNIYLLVLLGVSNALTNGVLPAVQSYSCLPYGSMAYHLSVVLSNIANPVACFVAMFVLCRSAVGLGVISVLGGVFAAYLMVLAVLSPCPPLLGSAAGVALVVLAWILFIGLFSYLKVVIGSLLHEAGHAALVWCGAVIQAGSLVGALAMFPIVSIYHLFQSGQDCTDNCGA, from the exons ATGAG GGCTGAGAGGATGGCTGCCTCCGTGATGGGCCAGGCCATGGTCACCCACGTGCTGGTGGCCCTTTTCGGGATGGGCTCCTGGGTCTCCGTGAACTCCTTGTGGGTGGAGCTCCCCGTGGTGGTGAAGTGGCTTCCAGAAG GCTGGAATCTCCCTGCctacctctcagtcctcatcgcCCTGGGGAACGTGGGCCCCATCGCCGTCACCCTGGCTCACAGGCTGGCCCCTGGGCGGCTGAAGGAGCGCTGGGTCATCCACGCCATCCAGGTGCTGGGCGTGGTGGCAGCCCTCTTCCTGGCTCTCTTCTGGCACCGGACGGCGACAGTGGCAGGGGAGTCCCACAGCctggccttcctgctcctggcctTCCTCCTGGCCTTCGTCTGCTGCACCTCCAACGTCACCTTCCTGCCCTTCATGTACCAGTTCCCCCAGCAGTTCATCCGCACCTTCTTCGTGGGCCAGGGCCTGAGCGCCCTCTTCCCCTGCGTGGTGGCACTGGCCCAAGGGGTGGGCAAGCTGGAGTGCCGCAACACCACCTCCGGCaacggctcccagccccactacCTGGAGGAGAACTTTCCCGCGACCACCTACTTCTGGCTGATGTCCGCCTTGCTCGCTGTCTCGGCGCTCTCCTTCCTGGGGCTCATCCTGCAGCGCTGCCGCTCCGCCACCCGCCAGGAGAGCTCTTCCAAGGGCAGCGTGGAGACGGAGGAGTCCTTCCCACTGCGGGACGGCACCCCCACGTCGGACAGTGCCATGGAGATCACCCAGGGCGCCCGCCCCCCGGCCCAGGCCACCTTCTGGACAGGCCGGAACATCtacctgctggtgctgctgggcgtCTCCAACGCACTGACCAATGGCGTGCTGCCCGCGGTGCAGAGCTACTCCTGCCTGCCCTACGGGAGCATGGCCTACCACCTCTCCGTGGTGCTCAGCAACATCGCCAACCCCGTGGCCTGCTTCGTCGCCATGTTTGTGCTGTGCAG GTCAGCGGTGGGCTTGGGCGTCATCTCTGTGCTGGGAGGCGTCTTTGCTGCCTATCTGATGGTGCTggctgtgctcagcccctgccctcccctgctgggcagtGCCGCAGGAGTCGCCCTGGTG GTGCTGGCCTGGATCCTGTTCATCGGGCTCTTCTCCTACCTCAAGGTGGTGATCGGCAGCCTGCTGCACGAGGCTGGCCACGCAGCACTGGTGTGGTGTGGAGCCGTCATCCAGGCGGGCTCCCTGGTGGGCGCCCTGGCCATGTTCCCCATCGTCAGCATCTATCACCTCTTCCAGAGCGGGCAGGACTGTACCGACAACTGTGGGGCATGA
- the SLC52A2 gene encoding solute carrier family 52, riboflavin transporter, member 2 isoform X2: MAASVMGQAMVTHVLVALFGMGSWVSVNSLWVELPVVVKWLPEGWNLPAYLSVLIALGNVGPIAVTLAHRLAPGRLKERWVIHAIQVLGVVAALFLALFWHRTATVAGESHSLAFLLLAFLLAFVCCTSNVTFLPFMYQFPQQFIRTFFVGQGLSALFPCVVALAQGVGKLECRNTTSGNGSQPHYLEENFPATTYFWLMSALLAVSALSFLGLILQRCRSATRQESSSKGSVETEESFPLRDGTPTSDSAMEITQGARPPAQATFWTGRNIYLLVLLGVSNALTNGVLPAVQSYSCLPYGSMAYHLSVVLSNIANPVACFVAMFVLCRSAVGLGVISVLGGVFAAYLMVLAVLSPCPPLLGSAAGVALVVLAWILFIGLFSYLKVVIGSLLHEAGHAALVWCGAVIQAGSLVGALAMFPIVSIYHLFQSGQDCTDNCGA; the protein is encoded by the exons ATGGCTGCCTCCGTGATGGGCCAGGCCATGGTCACCCACGTGCTGGTGGCCCTTTTCGGGATGGGCTCCTGGGTCTCCGTGAACTCCTTGTGGGTGGAGCTCCCCGTGGTGGTGAAGTGGCTTCCAGAAG GCTGGAATCTCCCTGCctacctctcagtcctcatcgcCCTGGGGAACGTGGGCCCCATCGCCGTCACCCTGGCTCACAGGCTGGCCCCTGGGCGGCTGAAGGAGCGCTGGGTCATCCACGCCATCCAGGTGCTGGGCGTGGTGGCAGCCCTCTTCCTGGCTCTCTTCTGGCACCGGACGGCGACAGTGGCAGGGGAGTCCCACAGCctggccttcctgctcctggcctTCCTCCTGGCCTTCGTCTGCTGCACCTCCAACGTCACCTTCCTGCCCTTCATGTACCAGTTCCCCCAGCAGTTCATCCGCACCTTCTTCGTGGGCCAGGGCCTGAGCGCCCTCTTCCCCTGCGTGGTGGCACTGGCCCAAGGGGTGGGCAAGCTGGAGTGCCGCAACACCACCTCCGGCaacggctcccagccccactacCTGGAGGAGAACTTTCCCGCGACCACCTACTTCTGGCTGATGTCCGCCTTGCTCGCTGTCTCGGCGCTCTCCTTCCTGGGGCTCATCCTGCAGCGCTGCCGCTCCGCCACCCGCCAGGAGAGCTCTTCCAAGGGCAGCGTGGAGACGGAGGAGTCCTTCCCACTGCGGGACGGCACCCCCACGTCGGACAGTGCCATGGAGATCACCCAGGGCGCCCGCCCCCCGGCCCAGGCCACCTTCTGGACAGGCCGGAACATCtacctgctggtgctgctgggcgtCTCCAACGCACTGACCAATGGCGTGCTGCCCGCGGTGCAGAGCTACTCCTGCCTGCCCTACGGGAGCATGGCCTACCACCTCTCCGTGGTGCTCAGCAACATCGCCAACCCCGTGGCCTGCTTCGTCGCCATGTTTGTGCTGTGCAG GTCAGCGGTGGGCTTGGGCGTCATCTCTGTGCTGGGAGGCGTCTTTGCTGCCTATCTGATGGTGCTggctgtgctcagcccctgccctcccctgctgggcagtGCCGCAGGAGTCGCCCTGGTG GTGCTGGCCTGGATCCTGTTCATCGGGCTCTTCTCCTACCTCAAGGTGGTGATCGGCAGCCTGCTGCACGAGGCTGGCCACGCAGCACTGGTGTGGTGTGGAGCCGTCATCCAGGCGGGCTCCCTGGTGGGCGCCCTGGCCATGTTCCCCATCGTCAGCATCTATCACCTCTTCCAGAGCGGGCAGGACTGTACCGACAACTGTGGGGCATGA
- the FBXL6 gene encoding F-box/LRR-repeat protein 6, whose protein sequence is MEESRAAENLGEAGASSEPSGTGQNASKKRSTKASGRPGDASKASRKKKAFKAPRRVAPDYFVHETDNDMLLIVSNIGDGQDRPSRKVAKRKLQRMRRTAVAGERKREKGGALAAKEPVLGGQAEESGAAAGASWGEHLPVEILVQIFQSLVASEGAVPLLCRVARVCRLWYGAASNPVLWQKVSIGFCWVEPGTKQPPQTEKRILGTMEWLALNRFSLLRDFALCHWKSHVPVVLQALAESCPLLVSLKLTHCSGVTTKSLSALAECCPRLESLNLQNSQVDSSAVVSFLEAAGSRIRQLWLTYSSQMNAIIATLSSGCCLGLQLLEVNTEIGQSSQHLQLSIEPLQTACRQLQVLRLLNVVWSPKPSPRFVPTSLGFPQLEELCLASTSYSFISDGVLQKILQASTRLRVLDLRGCFRVTPKGLQELPCPDLEQLYLGLYCSNNHLLLPSEGSHLLTWKWHHSLQELDLAGQRFSEHDLECAMAAFGQGSSRAALRSLNLTGTKVTVSTVSALIISCPALSYLNLSSCRYLPRGMKRVYRGQDDIHQCLSKLLASADEPAAAEDTS, encoded by the exons ATGGAAGAGTCCAGGGCAGCAGAGAActtgggagaggctggggcttCTTCAGAACCGTCCGGCACAGGGCAGAATGCTTCCAAGAAGCGGAGCACCAAGGCAAGTGGGAGACCCGGGGATGCCAGCAAGGCCTCTAGAAAGAAGAAGGCTTTCAAGGCCCCCAGGAGAGTGGCCCCGGACTACTTTGTTCATGAGACGGACAATGACATGCTGCTGATCGTTTCCAACATAGGTGACGGGCAAGACCGCCCTTCCAGGAAAGTGGCAAAGAGAAAGCTGCAGCGCATGCGAAGGACCGCTgtggcaggagagagaaagagagagaaaggaggggctctggccgcaaAGGAGCCTGTGCTTGGGGGCCAGGCTGAGGAAAGCGGGGCGGCTGCTGGGGCCTCCTGGGGAGAGCACCTCCCAGTAGAAATCCTGGTGCAGATCTTCCAGTCTTTGGTGGCATCTGAGGGGGCCGTGCCCTTGCTCTGCAG GGTGGCTCGTGTGTGCCGGCTGTGGTACGGGGCAGCCTCCAATCCCGTGCTGTGGCAGAAGGTGTCAATCGGCTTCTGCTGGGTGGAGCCTGGCACAAAGCAGCCTCCCCAGACCGAGAAGAGAATCCTTGGCACGATGGAGTGGCTGGCCCTGAACAG GTTTTCACTTCTCCGGGACTTTGCTCTTTGTCACTGGAAGAGCCACGTGCCCGTTGTCCTGCAG GCCCTTGCGGAGTCCTGCCCCCTTCTCGTTTCCCTCAAGCTGACCCACTGCAGTGGAGTGACCACCAAGTCCCTGAGTGCACTGGCCGAATGCTGCCCCCGGCTGGAAAGCTTAAACCTGCAGAATTCCCAG gttgACTCCTCAGCTGTGGTGAGCTTTCTGGAGGCCGCTGGCTCTCGGATCCGGCAGCTCTGGCTGACGTACAGCAGCCAAATGAATGCCATCATCGCCACGCTCTCG AGCGGTTGCTGCCTtgggctgcagctcctggaggtgAACACGGAGATCGGGCAGAGCAGCCAGCACCTCCAGCTCTCAATAGAGCCGCTGCAGACAGCCTGCCGGCAGCTGCAG GTGCTGCGTCTGCTCAATGTGGTCTGGTCCCCGAAGCCAAGCCCTCGGTTCGTCCCCACCTCCTTGGGCTTCCCTCAGCTAGAGGAGCTGTGCCTGGCCTCCACCTCTTATTCCTTTATCAGTGACGGCGTCCTGCAGAAGATCCTGCAGGCCTCCACCAGGCTGCGGGTCCTGGATCTGCGTGGCTGCTTCCGCGTGACACCCAAGGGGCTGCAGGAGCTGCCGTGCCCTG ATCTAGAGCAGCTGTACTTGGGCCTGTACTGCAGCAATAaccacctgctcctgccctcagAGGGCAGCCATCTGCTCACCTGGAAGTGGCACCACAGCCTGCAGGAGCTCGATCTGGCAGGGCAGAGGTTCAGCGAGCACGACCTGGAGTGCGCCATGGCCGCCTTTGGGCAGGGCAGCAGCCGGGCAGCCCTGCGATCCCTCAACCTGACCGGGACCAAGGTCACCGTGAGCACTGTCAG TGCCCTGATCATCAGCTGTCCTGCCCTGAGCTACCTCAACCTGTCGTCCTGCCGCTACCTGCCCCGGGGCATGAAGAGGGTGTATCGGGGCCAGGATGACATCCACCAGTGCTTGAGCAAGCTGCTGGCCAGCGCCGACGAGCCGGCGGCTGCAGAGGATACGTCGTAA
- the TMEM249 gene encoding cation channel sperm-associated auxiliary subunit TMEM249, which yields MADTGPLSVWADAHLPGAAMLRGAFVLWNLTFFDVERSLARRLQQNTHYPFQVQQPNVFVMEYYKDTLWKGALIFLLCVLGGVFYLKSEKVGEPLAGPRPCPTAPRQPRVLTPAGPQGLLLPQPGSQDQQVPLARLPPPGSGSWLPGPSLQVSQDYSGFFVYGILVGFWLFLSSMHKRHLVINHARGCYQIYIKRRLWEEGPLHQIYVRLMAQTDAYGKRFYSLIINGHGLEVLTLASLSDQYEHMEFLGRRIARKLKLNYFDYLDVSTRHVIRHRPPLERDEELQV from the exons ATGGCGGATAcaggg CCCCTGTCGGTGTGGGCGGACGCCCACCTCCCAGGAGCAGCCATGCTGCGAGGCGCCTTCGTGCTTTGGAACCTCACCTTCTTCGACGTGGAGAGGAGCCTGGCAcgcaggctgcagcagaacacGCATTACCCCTTCCAGGTGCAGCAGCCCAATG TGTTCGTCATGGAGTATTACAAGGACACGCTGTGGAAGGGGGCCCTGATCTTCCTGCTCTGTGTCCTGGGCGGGGTCTTCTACTTGAAGAGTGAGAAGGTAGGAGAGCCCCTGGCTGGTCCCAGGCCGTGCCCCACAGCCCCACGCCAGCCCCGTGTCCTCACCCCGGCTGGGCCCCAGGGGCTG CTACTTCCCCAGCCGGGGAGCCAGGACCAGCAGGTGCCTCTAGCTCGCTTGCCCCCCCCGGGCTCTGGGTCTTGGCTCCCGGGTCCATCCCTGCAGGTCTCCCAGGATTACTCCGGCTTCTTCGTCTACGGGATCCTGGTCGGGTTCTGGCTGTTCCTCAGCTCCATGCACAAGCGGCACCTGGTCATCAACCACGCCCGGGGCTGCTACCAGATCTACATCAAGAGGcggctgtgggaggaggggccCCTGCACCAGATCTACGTCCGGCTGATGGCCCAGACGGACG CCTACGGGAAACGCTTCTACAGCCTCATCATCAACGGCCACGGGCTGGAGGTGCTGACCCTGGCCAGCCTGTCGGATCAGTACGAG CACATGGAGTTCCTGGGAAGGCGGATCGCGCGCAAGCTGAAACTCAACTACTTCGACTACCTGGATGTGTCCACGCGCCATGTGATCCGCCACCGGCCCCCGCTGGAGCGGGACGAGGAGCTGCAGGTGTGA